The following are encoded in a window of Sminthopsis crassicaudata isolate SCR6 chromosome 5, ASM4859323v1, whole genome shotgun sequence genomic DNA:
- the THNSL1 gene encoding threonine synthase-like 1, translating into MLHISRHQHLKLITKTFVSLMHFKANRHLKLVLPRTFAFREFRKSWFSTHSLGNKNIILMGLPGSGKTTVGKIISQKLGCGAIDVDNILEITWNMTVAEKLKDVGNEQFLEEEGKVLLNFSASGIVISLSGSNPMHDATMQHLKKSGIIIYLDVPIADLIDRLSLKKIDRIVGQNAGMPLKEILQYRRQFYKKWYDIRIFCEDGASVEVIADKAFEEIKRYQDVDSETFVSTRYKCKYPGEKISTKYFSNAVIEGLASDGGLFVPQKEFPKLSSVEWKSLIGATYIERAQVILEKCIHPVHIPAFKLGEMIETAYGENFACSKIAPVRHLSGNQFILELFHGPTGSFKDLSLQLMPHLFAHCIPRTCNYLVLVATSGDTGSAVLNGFSRLTHSDKQRIAAVTFFPEDGVSDFQREQIIGSQKENGWAVGVKSDFDFCQTAIKKMFNDSDFTGFLTVEYGTILSSANSINWGRLLPQVIYHASAYLDLVSQGFISFGSPVDVCVPTGNFGNILAAVYAKMMGIPIRKFICASNQNHVLTDFIKTGHYDLRKRKLVQSFSPSIDILKSSNLERHLHFMTDRDGKLMTKLFHQLESQQHFQLEKILVEKLQRDFIADWCSEENCLAAINSTYHTSGYILDPHTAVAKVVADRMQDKTCPVILASTAHYSKFAPAIMQALRIKEINEASSSQLCLLSSYNALPPPHEALLKRTKKQDPNYHVCAPDVNILKGHIETLIQNHFMKVF; encoded by the coding sequence ATGCTTCATATTAGTCGGCATCAGCATTTGAAACTAATAACCAAGACATTTGTTTCTCTTATGCATTTTAAAGCAAATAGACATCTAAAGTTGGTTCTTCCAAGGACCTTTGCATTTAGAGAATTCAGGAAGTCATGGTTCTCGACTCATTCTCttggaaacaaaaatattatactgATGGGACTTCCTGGTTCTGGGAAAACAACAGTGGGCAAAATAATAAGTCAAAAACTAGGTTGTGGTGCTATAGATGTGGATAATATCCTTGAAATAACGTGGAATATGACTGTGGCTGAAAAATTGAAGGATGTTGGTAATGAGCAATTtttagaagaggaaggaaaagtgcTGTTAAACTTTTCTGCATCTGGAATTGTAATTTCCCTTTCTGGGTCAAATCCAATGCATGATGCTACCATGCAGCATCTGAAGAAAAGTGGAATAATTATATATCTGGATGTACCTATAGCAGATTTAATAGATCGTCTGAGTTTAAAGAAGATTGATCGAATTGTGGGCCAGAACGCTGGAATGCCTCTGAAAGAAATACTTCAATATAGGAGacaattctataaaaaatggtaTGATATTCGTATATTTTGTGAAGATGGAGCATCTGTAGAGGTAATAGCTGATAAAGCCTTTGAGGAAATTAAGAGGTATCAAGATGTAGACTCAGAAACATTTGTTTCAACCAGATATAAATGCAAATACCCTGGAGAAAAAATTTCCACAAAATACTTCAGTAATGCTGTTATTGAGGGATTAGCTTCTGATGGTGGGCTCTTTGTTCCTCAGAAGGAATTTCCAAAATTAAGTAGTGTAGAATGGAAAAGCCTAATAGGAGCAACTTACATAGAAAGAGCACAGGTAATATTGGAGAAATGTATACATCCTGTTCACATACCTGCTTTCAAGTTGGGAGAAATGATTGAAACTGCTTATGGAGAAAACTTTGCCTGCTCTAAAATTGCTCCTGTAAGACACCTTTCAGGCAATCAGTTCATTTTGGAATTATTTCATGGACCTACAGGATCATTTAAAGATTTATCATTACAACTAATGCCACATCTTTTTGCACACTGTATCCCTCGAACTTGTAATTATTTGGTCCTTGTAGCTACTTCTGGGGACACAGGAAGTGCTGTGTTAAATGGTTTTAGTCGTCTTACTCACAGTGATAAGCAAAGAATAGCTGCAGTCACATTCTTTCCTGAAGATGGAGTAAGTGATTTTCAGAGAGAACAGATAATTGgaagtcaaaaagaaaatggGTGGGCAGTAGGTGTCAAGTCAGATTTTGATTTTTGCCAGAcagctattaaaaaaatgtttaatgattcAGATTTTACTGGATTTCTTACAGTAGAATATGGAACAATCTTGAGTTCAGCTAATTCTATAAACTGGGGCCGACTGCTTCCTCAGGTAATTTATCATGCTTCTGCATATCTTGATCTTGTTAGTCAAGGATTTATTTCTTTTGGAAGCCCAGTAGATGTCTGTGTTCCCACAGGAAACTTTGGAAACATATTAGCAGCAGTATATGCCAAAATGATGGGAATCCCTATTCGAAAATTTATTTGTGCTTCTAATCAAAACCATGTTTTGACTGATTTTATAAAAACAGGACACTATGATCTAAGGAAAAGGAAACTGGTACAGAGTTTTTCTCCATCGATAGATATTCTGAAATCTTCTAACCTGGAAAGACACTTACATTTTATGACTGATAGAGATGGAAAATTGATGACAAAATTATTTCATCAGTTAGAAAGTCAGCAGCATTTTCAGTTAGAAAAGATCCTAGTTGAAAAGCTTCAGCGGGATTTCATAGCTGATTGGTGTTCTGAAGAGAACTGCCTGGCTGCTATTAATTCTACATATCACACATCAGGGTACATTTTAGACCCTCACACTGCAGTTGCTAAAGTAGTTGCAGATAGAATGCAAGACAAAACTTGCCCAGTGATCCTAGCTTCTACAGCTCATTACTCTAAGTTTGCTCCTGCTATCATGCAGGCTTTAaggattaaagaaataaatgaggcTTCATCTAGCCAACTTTGTTTACTGAGTTCATATAATGCTTTGCCTCCACCACATGAAGCCTTGCTAAAGCGAACAAAAAAACAAGATCCAAACTATCATGTCTGTGCCCCTGATGTGAATATCTTAAAGGGTCATATAGAAACACTTATACAAAATCATTTCATGAAAGTTTTCTAA